The genomic stretch GTTAATAATTATTTCAAATAAGCTTTTGGGTATAAACTCAAGTAAATATTTGAGTGAGAATATAATAACTATATCAAGATACATTTATACTTGGTATGGAGTTAAGACAATCTATTTATTGAGTGGAAAAATTAAAATAAAATTTAATTTATTAAGACATGCTTTAAGCATAATATTGGGAATTACTTATCCTCTACCGGTTTTTATACTGGGAGCTTTGGCAAGTTTTGAGGTAGTGGAAGTTAAAACAATTTAGATGTAGAGATAGGATAAATCCAATATAATTTAAGAGAGAATTTAGATAAAATAATGGAGGTATAAATATGGCAAAGATACAAGTAATTTTATTGGAAGATGTAGCAGGACAAGGAAGAAAAGGGCAAATAGTAACAGTTTCAGATGGCTATGCACATAATTTTTTAATAAAAAATAAAAAAGGAGTTCTTGCAACTGAAGAAGAATTAAAAAAAATAGAAAATAGAAAGAAAAAAGAAGAAAAAAAATATGAAGAAGATAAACAAAAATCTTTAGAATTAAAGAAACTTTTGGAAAGCAAAACTCTTACAATAACAGCAAAATGTGGAGAAAATGGGAAATTATTCGGTGCAATAACTAATAAGGAAATTGCTACATTAATTAAAGATGAATTTGGATTGGATATAGATAAAAAGAAAATTGAAGCTAATATTAAGGGGCTTGGTGCAGAAGAAGCAGTTATAAAACTTTTTACTGATATTAAAGCAATTTTAAAAATAAATGTATTAGCAAAATAAAACAGGGGAAATATAATGGATGCTGAAAATTTAAAAAAAATTCCTTACAGTACGGAGGCTGAAAAAGCATTACTAGGTGGAATTTTCTACAATACCGAACTTTTTGGTGAGATAATAGAAATATTGAAAGAAGAAGATTTTTATAAAAAAGAATATGCTACAATTTTCAGAGCTATGATGGAGATTTATTCTGAAGGAAAGACAATAGATCCTATTTTAGTTAATGAAATAGCTAAAAAGATTGATAAATTTGTGGGAATTTCAGTTGAAGAGGCACTGAATGAAATAACAGATGAAATAACAAGTTCATATAATTTAATTGAATATGCACAGTTAATTAAGGAAAAATCTATTCTTAGAAAATTAGGAAACATAGGCAGCAAAATAACAGAAATAGCCTATAGGGATGATAGAGCATCGGAAGATATTGTAGATGAGGCTGAAGCTATGGTTTTAAACCTTTCAAACAAGGTTACTAAAAAAGAAATTATACCTATAAAAGCTGCCTCTTTAGATGAGATAAGAAGACTTGAAAAAGTTTTCCAAAATAAAGGTAAGCCTGTGGGACTAAGTACTGGCTTTGTGGATCTTGATTATATGACAAGTGGACTTAATAATTCCGATTTAATAATAATAGCAGCCAGACCGGCTATGGGTAAAACAGCATTTTCTCTTAACTTACTTTTAAATGTTGCAAAAATTGAAAATAAATCGGTCTTGTTTTTTAGCTTGGAGATGTCAAGTTCACAATTATACCAAAGACTTTTGGCGATAGAAGCCGGAGTTCCTTTAAGAAACATAAGAAATGGTTACTTAAATGAAGATGAATGGCAAAATATCGGTATTGCAACAGGTAGACTTTCAAATACAAAGATTTTTATAGGGGACTTACCCAATGTAACTGTTTTAGAGATAAGATCCCTTGCAAGAAAGTTAAAAAGTAGAGGGGAATTGGATTTAATTGTAATAGATTATCTACAACTTATAAAAGGAACAGGAAGAGGTGGAGATAATAGGCAACAGGAGATATCAGATATTTCAAGAGCATTAAAAGGTTTAGCAAGAGAGCTTGATATTCCTATTATTGCACTTTCTCAGTTATCAAGAGCAGTTGAATCAAGAATGGATAAAAGACCTATGCTTTCAGATTTG from Fusobacterium russii ATCC 25533 encodes the following:
- the dnaB gene encoding replicative DNA helicase; protein product: MDAENLKKIPYSTEAEKALLGGIFYNTELFGEIIEILKEEDFYKKEYATIFRAMMEIYSEGKTIDPILVNEIAKKIDKFVGISVEEALNEITDEITSSYNLIEYAQLIKEKSILRKLGNIGSKITEIAYRDDRASEDIVDEAEAMVLNLSNKVTKKEIIPIKAASLDEIRRLEKVFQNKGKPVGLSTGFVDLDYMTSGLNNSDLIIIAARPAMGKTAFSLNLLLNVAKIENKSVLFFSLEMSSSQLYQRLLAIEAGVPLRNIRNGYLNEDEWQNIGIATGRLSNTKIFIGDLPNVTVLEIRSLARKLKSRGELDLIVIDYLQLIKGTGRGGDNRQQEISDISRALKGLARELDIPIIALSQLSRAVESRMDKRPMLSDLRESGAIEQDADIVAFLYREEYYIPETENKGITELIIGKQRNGSTGTVKLNFLEAFTKFTSYTDKVK
- the rplI gene encoding 50S ribosomal protein L9, producing MAKIQVILLEDVAGQGRKGQIVTVSDGYAHNFLIKNKKGVLATEEELKKIENRKKKEEKKYEEDKQKSLELKKLLESKTLTITAKCGENGKLFGAITNKEIATLIKDEFGLDIDKKKIEANIKGLGAEEAVIKLFTDIKAILKINVLAK